TCTGATGGTGCCCTAGGAGACGATGATGAAAAAACTTCAAATCATACTTCTGTTTGTTTTCACGCTCCCCTCCTTCGCTTGGGCCACATCAGGCACGGAAGAGTACCTCGTCGTGAACAATCCCCGTGTGATGTCCTTCGAATACACGATGGGAAACGTGACCGTCGGGAATCCCGAAATCGTCAATTTCAAGGCGGATCGGGAAAAGAAGCGAATCACCCTCCTTCCCAAGACGGCGGGAACTACGCTTCTTCTTGTATATGACAGCAATGGGCGACAACGAGACGCCATCCAACTGACGGTCTACCCCACCGATCCGGAGCGTTTGCTTCAGCAGGTCCGAAAGCTCTTGCGGAACGTGGAAGGGATCAATATTTCTAGATTGGACGAAAAGATCGTCATCGACGGCGAAGTGATTCTTCCCGAGGACAAAGAGAGAATTCAGAAAGTCGTTACAAATTCGAAACAGATCATCGATTTGACCCGCCTCAATCCGGACACCAACCGCATCATCGCCAAGAAGATCCAAAAGGAAATCGGCCTGGACGAAGTCAATGTGCGGTCTCTCAAGGGCCAAATCATCCTGGAGGGAGAGGTTTACTCCAAACAGGCGAAGGAAAAGGCCGAGAAGATCGCCGGCCTGTACGCCGAGAAAGTCATCAACGTTCTGGACGTCCGTGAAATCCCCAATCCCCCCAGCCGTCAGGCGACGATTCAGGTGACCGCTCATTTTGTCGAGGTATCGAAAAACTTTTCGAAGAATTTCAATTTTCGGTGGAACCCGGTGCCCAAAATCTCCTCCACCGGTTCGTACACGATCAATCCGGTCAGCGGCAGCGACAACCTGACCGGCGCCATCACCGGCACGATCGACGACATGCTTCCGAAGCTCAATT
This Bdellovibrionota bacterium DNA region includes the following protein-coding sequences:
- a CDS encoding pilus assembly protein N-terminal domain-containing protein, with protein sequence MKKLQIILLFVFTLPSFAWATSGTEEYLVVNNPRVMSFEYTMGNVTVGNPEIVNFKADREKKRITLLPKTAGTTLLLVYDSNGRQRDAIQLTVYPTDPERLLQQVRKLLRNVEGINISRLDEKIVIDGEVILPEDKERIQKVVTNSKQIIDLTRLNPDTNRIIAKKIQKEIGLDEVNVRSLKGQIILEGEVYSKQAKEKAEKIAGLYAEKVINVLDVREIPNPPSRQATIQVTAHFVEVSKNFSKNFNFRWNPVPKISSTGSYTINPVSGSDNLTGAITGTIDDMLPKLN